From Streptomyces sp. NBC_01460, a single genomic window includes:
- the dnaB gene encoding replicative DNA helicase: MDDPWADVGPSDRLPVSRQRRGEGKGRDEQHERGRESGWDGGSSGFERVPPQDLDAEQSVLGGMLLSKDAIADVVEIIKGHDFYRPAHETVYTAILDLYAKGEPADPITVAAELVKRGEITKVGGAPYLHTLVQSVPTAANASYYAEIVHERAVLRRLVEAGTKITQMGYAADGDVDEIVNSAQAEIYAVTEQRTSEDYLPLGDIMEGALDEIEAIGSRSGEMTGVPTGFTDLDSLTNGLHPGQMIVIAARPAMGKSTLALDFARACSIKSNLPSVIFSLEMGRNEIAMRLLSAEARVALHHMRSGTMTDEDWTRLARRMPDVSAAPLYIDDSPNLSMMEIRAKCRRLKQRNDLKLVVIDYLQLMQSGGAKRAESRQQEVSDMSRNLKLLAKELELPVIALSQLNRGPEQRTDKKPMVSDLRESGSIEQDADMVILLHREDAYEKESPRAGEADLIVAKHRNGPTATITVAFQGHYSRFVDMAQT; the protein is encoded by the coding sequence TTGGACGACCCCTGGGCCGATGTCGGTCCCAGCGACCGTCTGCCCGTTTCCCGTCAGCGCCGCGGAGAGGGCAAAGGGCGCGACGAGCAGCACGAGCGCGGCAGGGAGAGCGGCTGGGACGGTGGCTCGTCCGGCTTCGAGCGGGTGCCTCCGCAGGATCTCGACGCCGAGCAGTCCGTCCTGGGCGGCATGCTGCTCTCCAAGGACGCCATCGCCGACGTCGTGGAGATCATCAAGGGCCACGACTTCTACCGCCCGGCCCACGAGACCGTCTACACGGCGATTCTCGACCTGTACGCCAAGGGTGAGCCGGCCGACCCGATCACGGTGGCGGCCGAGCTGGTCAAGCGCGGCGAGATCACCAAGGTAGGCGGAGCCCCGTACCTGCACACGCTGGTCCAGTCCGTGCCGACCGCGGCCAACGCTTCGTACTACGCGGAGATCGTCCACGAGCGGGCCGTGCTGCGGCGTCTCGTCGAGGCCGGCACGAAGATCACCCAGATGGGATACGCCGCCGACGGCGACGTCGACGAGATCGTCAACTCGGCGCAGGCCGAGATCTACGCCGTCACGGAGCAGCGCACCAGCGAGGACTACCTCCCGCTCGGCGACATCATGGAGGGTGCGCTCGACGAGATCGAGGCCATCGGCTCCCGCAGCGGTGAGATGACCGGTGTGCCGACCGGATTCACGGACCTCGACTCCCTGACCAACGGCCTGCACCCCGGCCAGATGATCGTCATCGCAGCCCGCCCCGCCATGGGTAAGTCGACTCTCGCCCTGGACTTCGCCCGCGCGTGCTCGATCAAGAGCAATCTGCCCAGCGTGATCTTCTCTCTGGAAATGGGGCGCAACGAGATCGCGATGCGCCTCCTGTCCGCCGAGGCCCGGGTGGCGCTCCACCACATGCGCTCGGGAACCATGACCGACGAGGACTGGACGAGGCTTGCCCGGCGGATGCCGGATGTCTCGGCCGCCCCGCTCTACATCGACGATTCGCCGAACCTCTCGATGATGGAGATCCGCGCGAAGTGCCGTCGCCTCAAGCAGCGCAACGACCTCAAGCTCGTGGTCATCGACTACCTGCAGCTGATGCAGTCCGGCGGGGCCAAGCGGGCGGAGAGCCGACAGCAGGAGGTCTCGGACATGTCCCGAAACCTCAAGCTCCTCGCCAAGGAGTTGGAGCTGCCCGTCATCGCCCTCTCCCAGCTGAACCGTGGCCCCGAGCAGCGCACGGACAAGAAGCCGATGGTCTCCGACCTGCGTGAGTCCGGTTCCATCGAGCAGGACGCCGACATGGTGATCCTGCTGCACCGGGAGGACGCGTACGAGAAGGAGTCACCGCGCGCGGGCGAGGCGGACCTGATCGTGGCGAAGCACCGTAACGGTCCGACGGCGACGATCACTGTGGCGTTCCAGGGCCACTACTCCCGCTTCGTGGACATGGCACAGACCTGA
- a CDS encoding TetR/AcrR family transcriptional regulator has protein sequence MLVWERPEPPDRPVPAPLSRERIVRVAIQLADADGLDAVSLRKVAAELDVRPMRLYGYIAGKDELLDLMVDAVHAEIRPGGDGWREVLRSLAEVTRHAVHEHEWLADLLGGRPQLGPHALAGGETVLAALDGIDVDAVMPMVAAVNAYVVGAVRREIADRRAERATGLDEKRWQAALGPYLERTFATGRFPALATVVRDAAHHDADHTFRTGLDFLLDGIEARISK, from the coding sequence ATGTTGGTGTGGGAGAGGCCGGAGCCGCCGGATCGGCCTGTGCCGGCCCCGTTGAGCCGGGAACGGATCGTGCGCGTGGCGATCCAGCTGGCCGACGCGGACGGCCTGGACGCGGTGTCGCTGCGCAAGGTGGCCGCCGAGTTGGATGTCCGCCCGATGCGGCTGTACGGCTACATCGCAGGCAAGGACGAGCTGCTCGACCTGATGGTCGACGCAGTCCACGCCGAGATCCGGCCGGGCGGAGACGGCTGGCGGGAGGTGCTCCGGTCGCTCGCCGAAGTCACTCGGCACGCCGTTCACGAGCACGAATGGCTCGCCGATCTGCTGGGTGGGCGCCCCCAGCTCGGACCGCACGCGCTGGCCGGCGGAGAAACCGTGTTGGCCGCGCTGGACGGCATCGACGTGGACGCCGTCATGCCGATGGTCGCAGCGGTCAACGCGTACGTGGTCGGCGCGGTGCGTCGGGAGATCGCCGATCGGCGTGCCGAGCGGGCGACCGGATTGGACGAGAAGCGCTGGCAGGCAGCGCTCGGGCCCTATCTGGAGCGGACCTTCGCCACCGGACGGTTCCCCGCCCTGGCCACCGTCGTGCGCGATGCCGCCCACCACGACGCGGATCACACCTTCCGGACCGGCCTCGACTTCCTGCTCGACGGCATCGAAGCCCGCATCTCGAAGTGA
- the def gene encoding peptide deformylase has translation MSVRHERPRPVDRRVRLQGRPTDSCPALPPEADRGSVRRITVVGEEVLSRPCQEVAEFGSPELSSLIDDMFLTMYVADGAGLAANQVGVDLRLFVYDCPDDDGIRHVGHIINPVLELPGPGSRRLVDDFEGCLSVPGAGMAVPRTDRAVVRGVDKDGEPLLVEGTGYFARCLQHETDHVFGHTYLDRLSKRDRKDALRQMAENREDVVARRAVKAAELGR, from the coding sequence ATGTCCGTTCGTCACGAACGACCTCGTCCCGTCGACCGCCGAGTTCGCCTGCAAGGCCGCCCCACCGACTCCTGTCCGGCTCTGCCGCCTGAAGCGGATCGGGGTTCGGTACGCCGGATCACCGTGGTGGGCGAGGAAGTCCTGAGCCGCCCCTGCCAGGAGGTGGCGGAGTTCGGCTCCCCCGAGTTGTCGAGCCTGATCGACGACATGTTCCTGACGATGTACGTCGCCGACGGTGCCGGCCTGGCTGCCAACCAGGTGGGCGTCGACCTGCGACTGTTCGTGTACGACTGCCCGGACGACGACGGGATCCGGCATGTCGGCCACATCATCAACCCGGTCCTCGAACTGCCCGGCCCGGGTAGCCGCCGGCTGGTCGACGACTTCGAGGGCTGCCTGTCCGTGCCCGGTGCGGGCATGGCGGTGCCCCGGACCGATCGTGCCGTCGTCCGTGGGGTCGACAAGGACGGCGAACCCCTTCTCGTCGAAGGAACGGGCTACTTCGCCCGGTGCCTGCAACACGAGACCGACCACGTCTTCGGCCACACGTATCTCGACCGGCTGTCCAAGCGGGACCGTAAGGACGCACTGCGGCAGATGGCGGAGAACCGCGAGGACGTTGTCGCACGGCGCGCCGTCAAAGCCGCAGAACTCGGGCGGTGA
- a CDS encoding serine hydrolase domain-containing protein, with amino-acid sequence MTSEEALLPTTRRALLHRVATAQAEGRTPSLVAAVQRDGRIAWSGARSCVDGHEPDGDTQFRIGSLTKTFTAVLVLRLRDEGLLDLDDPLEKHLPGTDAGHLTVFQLLGHSGGLRAETPAPWWERTPGGTRPELADVLGERPLIHSAGHRHHYSNPGYTVLGSLIERLRGDAWADVLRREILEPLGMERTSPEARAPHAGGWAVHPWADVMLPEPAEDLGLMAPAGQLWSTTTDLLRFAAFLARGDERVLCADSVVEMRAPAAAAEAGDWAGTYGLGLQAVRRGDRTLLGHTGSLPGFLATFWFSVEDDVAAVVLSNATSGPPVATVAADLVQIVADAEPRIPEPWRPLPEVDEELLALTGPWYWGTQVYTLKLTAGGGIELQPMRGVGRAARFRACPDGTWTGLNGYYAGETLRVVRAGDGRVDHLDLGSFVFTREPYEGSAAIPGGVDEDGWRGLAL; translated from the coding sequence ATGACCTCTGAAGAAGCCCTGCTTCCCACCACCCGGCGTGCCCTGCTGCACCGCGTCGCCACCGCGCAGGCCGAAGGGCGGACGCCCTCCCTCGTCGCCGCTGTCCAGCGGGACGGACGGATCGCCTGGAGCGGGGCGCGCAGCTGTGTGGACGGCCACGAACCCGATGGTGATACGCAGTTCAGGATCGGCTCCCTCACCAAGACCTTCACAGCGGTGCTGGTGCTGCGCCTGCGTGACGAGGGGCTGCTGGATCTGGACGACCCCCTGGAGAAGCACCTGCCGGGCACGGACGCCGGGCACCTGACCGTATTCCAACTGCTGGGCCACAGCGGAGGCCTGCGCGCCGAGACGCCCGCTCCGTGGTGGGAGAGGACACCGGGTGGTACCCGCCCGGAACTGGCGGATGTGCTCGGCGAAAGGCCGCTGATCCACTCGGCCGGCCACAGGCATCACTACTCCAACCCTGGTTACACAGTGCTCGGCTCGCTGATCGAAAGGCTGCGTGGCGACGCCTGGGCCGACGTGCTGCGCCGCGAGATCCTTGAGCCCTTGGGGATGGAACGCACGAGTCCGGAGGCGCGTGCACCACACGCCGGGGGCTGGGCCGTCCACCCATGGGCCGACGTCATGTTGCCCGAGCCCGCCGAGGACCTCGGGCTCATGGCGCCGGCGGGTCAGCTCTGGTCGACGACCACCGACCTGCTCCGCTTCGCGGCCTTCCTGGCTCGGGGTGACGAACGTGTGCTGTGCGCCGACTCGGTCGTGGAGATGCGCGCCCCCGCTGCCGCGGCCGAGGCAGGTGACTGGGCCGGCACCTACGGCCTCGGCCTCCAGGCCGTACGGCGTGGCGACCGTACGCTCCTGGGGCACACGGGCTCGCTGCCGGGCTTCCTGGCCACGTTCTGGTTCAGCGTCGAGGACGACGTGGCGGCCGTGGTGCTCTCGAACGCCACCTCCGGCCCGCCGGTCGCCACGGTCGCAGCGGACCTCGTGCAGATCGTCGCTGACGCGGAGCCGAGGATCCCGGAGCCCTGGCGCCCGCTGCCCGAGGTCGACGAGGAGCTGCTGGCGCTCACGGGGCCCTGGTACTGGGGTACGCAGGTATACACGTTGAAGCTGACAGCGGGCGGGGGAATCGAGTTGCAGCCGATGCGAGGCGTCGGCCGTGCGGCCCGGTTCCGAGCGTGCCCTGACGGGACCTGGACAGGTCTCAACGGTTACTACGCGGGGGAGACGCTCCGGGTGGTGCGCGCCGGGGACGGCAGGGTGGACCACCTCGACCTGGGGTCGTTCGTCTTCACCCGGGAGCCGTACGAGGGCAGCGCGGCCATTCCCGGCGGTGTGGACGAGGACGGCTGGCGAGGGCTCGCCCTCTGA
- a CDS encoding winged helix-turn-helix domain-containing protein, whose amino-acid sequence MTEDDVDAPKDLARGTGEVLREHEVRTALLGLLAEVGAVTATEAASRLGYSSGLCSFHLRQLARHGFIEEAPHSGGRARPWRLKQPTSPVGGVAEEQFGDLARGLEDESWQRWLAQRDDAPSEWRDDAAFSAVAYLTPEEMRRVAGVIRRALEPYQERELRPLARPGSARPVALITRLFPLLPHATDDADQE is encoded by the coding sequence GTGACTGAAGATGACGTCGATGCTCCGAAGGACCTGGCACGCGGCACAGGCGAGGTGCTGCGCGAGCACGAGGTCCGTACGGCCCTGCTGGGGCTGCTCGCCGAAGTCGGCGCCGTCACGGCGACCGAAGCCGCCTCCCGGCTGGGCTACAGCTCGGGCCTCTGCTCATTTCACCTGCGGCAGCTCGCACGCCACGGATTCATCGAAGAGGCTCCGCACAGCGGGGGCCGCGCACGACCCTGGCGTCTGAAGCAGCCCACCTCTCCTGTAGGCGGCGTCGCAGAGGAGCAGTTCGGTGACCTGGCCCGAGGGCTGGAGGACGAGAGCTGGCAACGATGGCTCGCCCAGCGCGACGATGCGCCGTCCGAATGGCGCGACGACGCGGCCTTCAGCGCCGTCGCCTATCTGACGCCCGAAGAGATGCGCCGGGTGGCGGGCGTGATCCGAAGGGCGCTCGAGCCCTACCAGGAGCGTGAGCTACGCCCCTTGGCCCGGCCCGGCAGTGCTCGGCCGGTGGCTCTCATCACCCGGCTCTTCCCTCTCCTTCCCCACGCGACAGATGATGCGGACCAGGAGTGA
- a CDS encoding FAD-dependent oxidoreductase has translation MTIAIVGAGLGGLALARVLHVHGIEAVVYERESSRDARGQGGMLDIHTGQQALREAGLIDRFHAIARAEGQDMRLFEPEGTLLLQEDTPDDAPLERPEVDRADLRDLLLDSLPEDMVRWGHAFASADDDLLYFADGGSSTYDLLVGADGAHSRVRTLLTDARPVHVGQNVVEIGIPDVDRTHPDLAAMVGRGNYWVLGDGKSLAAQRNGDGRVRIGLSFYHTAEDWFDTSGIPFDDPAAARARLIELLPGWDPRFTALIAACDDMVVPRSITTLPVGLTWPSKPDVTLVGDAAHLMPPVGEGANMALLDGALLALTLVAHPDDVPAAVREYEREMFERTGTAARMSANLQELLMSPDAGRRMLEFFQPDGI, from the coding sequence ATGACCATCGCGATCGTCGGAGCCGGCCTGGGCGGGTTGGCCCTTGCCCGGGTGTTGCACGTGCACGGCATCGAAGCCGTCGTCTACGAACGGGAATCGTCACGTGACGCGCGCGGCCAGGGCGGCATGCTCGACATCCACACGGGCCAGCAGGCGCTGCGTGAGGCCGGCCTGATCGACCGGTTCCATGCGATCGCCCGGGCTGAAGGCCAGGACATGCGTCTCTTCGAGCCGGAAGGCACGCTGCTGCTCCAGGAGGACACCCCCGACGACGCCCCGCTGGAGCGACCGGAGGTCGACCGCGCAGATCTGCGCGACCTGCTCCTCGATTCCCTCCCCGAAGACATGGTGCGCTGGGGGCACGCGTTCGCATCCGCCGACGACGACCTGCTGTACTTCGCCGACGGCGGAAGCTCCACGTATGACCTGCTGGTCGGCGCGGACGGTGCGCACTCCCGGGTCCGCACGCTGCTCACCGACGCCCGCCCGGTGCACGTGGGCCAGAACGTGGTCGAGATCGGCATTCCCGATGTCGACCGCACCCACCCCGACCTCGCGGCGATGGTCGGACGTGGCAACTACTGGGTACTCGGCGACGGCAAATCCCTGGCGGCACAGCGCAACGGCGACGGCCGCGTCCGCATCGGCCTCAGCTTCTACCACACGGCCGAGGACTGGTTCGACACCAGCGGGATCCCGTTCGACGACCCGGCCGCCGCCCGGGCGCGGCTGATCGAGCTTCTCCCCGGTTGGGACCCACGGTTCACCGCGCTGATCGCGGCCTGCGACGACATGGTCGTGCCGCGGTCGATCACCACTCTCCCGGTGGGCCTGACCTGGCCGTCGAAGCCGGACGTCACCCTGGTCGGCGATGCCGCACACCTGATGCCGCCGGTCGGAGAAGGCGCCAACATGGCCCTTCTCGACGGCGCCCTGCTCGCTCTCACGCTGGTCGCGCACCCTGACGACGTCCCCGCCGCCGTCAGGGAGTACGAACGCGAGATGTTCGAACGCACCGGCACTGCCGCCCGGATGTCCGCGAACCTTCAGGAGCTGCTGATGTCACCGGACGCCGGCCGGAGAATGCTCGAGTTCTTCCAGCCCGACGGGATCTGA